The nucleotide window GTCAATTAAAGTACCTTTTGCATTTCACATCCTGTATCAAAACTGGTTTGACAAGtttcatttgtttaaaaaggAGGGGCAACTGGAGATACTATGTATGCTGTGTTTGTACAATCATTTTGTTTTCTTCTTCCACCAGCGATGGCTTCTTCCATCATTTCCAAGGTTGCAGAACAGTGTCTGTGTTCAATATGTCAGGATATCTTCACTGACCCAGTAACCATTCCGTGCGGACACAACTTCTGCATGGAATGTATCAATCAACACTGGGACAGCAGTATGGGGACTCGATGCCCACTTTGCAAGAAGAACTTTCACTTGAGACCAGATCTTGACATCAATAGAGAGTTCAGAGAGCTTATTGAAGGACTCAGGAGGGGGGAAAGCCCCATCCAACCTGGTGCAGTACCATGTGATGCCTGTACAAAAGTAAAGAGAGAAGCTTTGAAGTCTTGTCTGCATTGTGAAGGATCTTTCTGTAAAACACACCTAGAGCCTCATAGCACTGTAGGAAAACTGAAGAAGCACAAGCTTATCAACCCTGTGGAGAATCTGGAGTATTATATTTGCCCGAAGCATGAGAGGCCACTGGAGATGTTCTGCAGAGATGATCAGAAGTGTGTGTGCCTGTCGTGTACAAAGAAAGACCACAAAACCCACAAGACTGTTCCTGTGGAGGAGGAGAGCGAAGAACGGAAGGTGAGAGATGCTTAATCTATAGCTGTGTTTGAAAGGCTTTCTAACTTTGACTTAAAGAAAGTTTTGTATCTGTCTACAGTCTCAGTTCGGAAGAAGACAAGCTGAGGTTAATGTGATGATTCAGAGCAGAATGAAGAAAATTGAAGAAATCAAATGCTCAATACAGCTTAGCAAGGTTAGTCTTGTTGAAAGTTTATTCCAAATGAATGGTTTGTTCACACAAAAATGTCACTTATACCAAaaatattcaccctcatgtcgttccaaactcttAAGACCTGTatttatctttagaacacaaattaagatatttttgatgaaatccgagagctttctgaccctgcacagacagctacagtactaccacgttcaaggcccagaacggTAGTAAgggcatcgataaaatagtccatgcgacatcagtggttcagtcgtaattttataaagctgcgAGAATATggtttgtgcacaaagaaaacaaaaataatgactttattcagaaATGTATTTCCTGTCAGAATTCGACGTGCATTCAAGGGACACAGACaagaagttatttttgttttctttgtgcaccaaaagtattctcatagcttcataaaatcacaGTTAAACttaaaccattgatgtcacatggactgttttcacaatgtccttactacgtttatGGACCttgtctatgcagggacagaaagctctcggatttcatcaaaaatatcgtaatttgtgttctgaagatgaatgaaggtcttacgggtttggaacaacatgaggttgagtaactATCCCTTAAACTGCATTTAAGGTATATATTTTAGCAGGTCATTCCATTCCTTATTACACTCCACTGGCTCTTAGTTCAGAATCAGATGTAAGGTTTTGATGGTGGCTTTCAAAACTGCTACTGTAACAGCACCTCTTTACCTCAAATCACTCCTATAAGTCTATATACCTCCCACCAGCTCAGGTCACTGTTGTTCCTTTTCAATGAGGGAAAAGGTCACTCTCCAAGAGCTTTCCCCTCTCGTTTCCTCTGTGTGGAATTGGATTGAGTTGCCAACCTCAATCCAAACTGCTGACACCATCACATCTTTTAAAAAGCAGCTGAAGACAGACCTCTTCCACTAGCACTTAACCACCCTACACTCCTAATCCAATGCACTTACACTTGCACTTACACTTAcactatttaggcaaaataagaaaaatgtacaacttctattcaaaagtttacacccctggctcttaatgcatcgtgtttccttctaaagcatcagtgagcatttgaagcttctgtaatagttgcatatgagtccctcagttgtcctcagtgtgaaaagatggatctcaaaatcatacagtcattgttggaaagggtttgaatatgcaaaatgctgaaaaaacaaacaatttgtgggacctgaaggattttgctgaagaacagcaggcagtttaactgttcaggacaaacaaactgttcaggacaaacaagggattcatcaacaactataactaaacaaacaaaaaaaaaacagctgtggatcattcaggtaataacacagtattaagaatcaagcatatgtaaacttttgaacagggtcatttttatatttttattattttcttttgtgtactatatgtaaacgtcttatatgtggaatatcttattcaggtcagtactaaatgaaaaataacttgcattttgtatgatccctctcattttggtaaatcaattaacattttgcagattctgcaaggtgtatgtaaacttttgacctcaactgtaaatgtggTATCCAAATAAGGAGAATGACTGTACATTATCCTTTCCTTAGCAAAGCTCAGAAAAAGAGGAAGCAGACATTGTTGAGCTTTTCAATGGTCTGATCCTCTCCATCGAGAGATGTCAGTCTGAGCTGCTGGAGGTGATGGAGCAGAAGCAGAAAGCAGCAGAAACACAGGCTGAAGAGCTCATTAAAGAGCTGGAGCAGGAGATCACTGAACTCAAGAGGAGAAACACTGAGCTGGAGCAGCTCTCACACACTGAGGATCACCTGTACCTCCTACaggtcagtctctctctctctctgctcacAACACAGGATAACACTCAACATGCTGAGGggtttctctttctctctgctgTAGATTTATCCATCCCTGTGCAGCCCTTTAGACACCAAGATCTGGGCTGGGATCAGTACTGACACTCATTTAAGTGAGAACGCTCTGAGGAGAGCCCTGACAAAGCACCAAGAATTTCTCAATGGTGCAATGGTGAAGGTTACAGGAATAGGTGAGCTTCTCACTCTTATATTTAGTATGAAAAtagcttgatttttttttattgtgaatcaATTTAAATAGAATTATTCTGTAAGAATTCTACATTATTTAAAGCTAAGGCGTTTCTacaaattatttacaataatatttagaaaataatcaaGTGTATAAATTGTGTCCACAGAGCTAAAGAGGATTGAAAAGTTTACAGGTAAAGGTCATCCATGCCATTTTCCTACATTTAtgcataaatacacaaacattttCACATTTATGAATATATGGGTGTTTCTTGAACTATGGGCACTTTTTGaacttttaagactttttaaaactCACTTATCTcacatgcatgaaaaaaaaaagaacctaaTAGAAAACATCATAGTTttaaatatgtgactctggaccacaaaaccagtcataagggtcaattttatttttttatttgacccatacaatgtatttttgactattgctacaaatatacccatgctaagactggttttgtggtccaggatcatatATGTAATAATggatattcatatttaaaagtgtAAAACAATACAGGCATTTGAAAAGTAGCAAATATAAATGATAAACGCAGG belongs to Garra rufa chromosome 3, GarRuf1.0, whole genome shotgun sequence and includes:
- the LOC141332312 gene encoding E3 ubiquitin-protein ligase TRIM21, encoding MASSIISKVAEQCLCSICQDIFTDPVTIPCGHNFCMECINQHWDSSMGTRCPLCKKNFHLRPDLDINREFRELIEGLRRGESPIQPGAVPCDACTKVKREALKSCLHCEGSFCKTHLEPHSTVGKLKKHKLINPVENLEYYICPKHERPLEMFCRDDQKCVCLSCTKKDHKTHKTVPVEEESEERKSQFGRRQAEVNVMIQSRMKKIEEIKCSIQLSKQSSEKEEADIVELFNGLILSIERCQSELLEVMEQKQKAAETQAEELIKELEQEITELKRRNTELEQLSHTEDHLYLLQIYPSLCSPLDTKIWAGISTDTHLSENALRRALTKHQEFLNGAMVKVTGIELKRIEKFTVNVSMDPDTAHLKLFLSEDDKQAEYGETRQIVSNSPWRFDTCPSVLGKEGFSSGKFYFEVQVKGKTEWDLGVARESVNRKGIITLSPRNGLWTLWLRNGSEYKACDCLSVSLCLKVKPQKVGVFVDYEEGLVSFYDVDSKSHIYSFTGQSFTEKLYPYFSPGFNYGDKNSEPLIISPVGMNKWISVNYNFL